From one Deltaproteobacteria bacterium genomic stretch:
- a CDS encoding cell envelope integrity protein TolA, which yields MAWSPNRSSGKGPTGSPFFPDLSPPPLRTMLALSGAAHLVLVIAALAVPPLFGTPLRLEPVAVVDLIGGGEFRQEAGKPPGPTPIARENEKPAPRGRTASTPPPAARGKGAKAAPDAFAPSKRQADDAVSLTERLRKMREARAGSEAVRGAVEERRSEASARAAVRSVGERVAHRIEAPPPARSGARGAAGGGGGAQGTVRLSPELRDYFRRLEERVRSSWVLPGALARDAAKLVVELRIVIEKDGRVSEERIERGSGNPYFDDSVRRAIRKASPLPVPPEQLRGGEDHYEVGFRFHGGAG from the coding sequence TTGGCATGGTCACCGAACCGCTCGAGCGGTAAAGGGCCGACGGGCTCGCCGTTCTTCCCGGACCTCTCCCCGCCGCCGCTGCGGACGATGCTCGCCCTCTCGGGGGCGGCCCACCTGGTCCTGGTGATCGCGGCGCTGGCCGTTCCCCCCCTGTTCGGGACCCCTCTGCGTCTCGAGCCGGTGGCCGTGGTGGACCTGATCGGCGGCGGTGAATTCCGCCAGGAAGCGGGGAAGCCCCCGGGGCCGACGCCGATTGCCAGGGAGAACGAGAAGCCCGCGCCCAGGGGCCGAACGGCTTCCACGCCTCCCCCGGCGGCGCGCGGAAAGGGGGCGAAGGCCGCCCCCGACGCGTTCGCCCCGTCGAAGCGGCAAGCCGACGACGCGGTGTCGCTGACCGAGCGGCTGCGGAAGATGCGGGAGGCCCGCGCCGGCTCGGAGGCGGTCCGGGGGGCGGTGGAAGAGCGCCGAAGCGAGGCGTCGGCGCGCGCGGCCGTGCGCAGCGTGGGAGAGCGCGTGGCCCACCGGATCGAGGCTCCCCCGCCCGCGCGGTCCGGGGCGCGCGGGGCGGCGGGCGGTGGCGGCGGGGCGCAGGGAACCGTTCGACTTTCCCCGGAGCTGCGCGACTATTTTCGCCGGCTCGAGGAGAGAGTCCGGAGCAGCTGGGTCCTCCCAGGGGCGCTGGCGCGCGATGCGGCGAAACTCGTGGTGGAGCTGCGGATCGTGATCGAAAAGGACGGACGCGTCTCCGAGGAGCGGATCGAGCGGGGTTCCGGAAACCCCTACTTCGACGACTCCGTGCGGCGCGCCATCCGGAAGGCGAGCCCTCTCCCGGTTCCCCCGGAACAGCTGCGGGGCGGGGAGGATCATTACGAGGTGGGATTCCGATTTCACGGGGGTGCGGGATGA
- the tolR gene encoding protein TolR: MSSSGRAGDRRVMAEINVTPLVDVMLVLLIIFMVAAPMLTQGVDVNLPQASAKALRSDEERLVITVDANSRVFVGKEPVEFNRLGGALREIVARRTDRQVYFRADRSVPYGFVVKVIAEVRNSGIEKLGMVTEPLER; this comes from the coding sequence ATGAGCTCTTCCGGCCGCGCCGGCGATCGAAGGGTCATGGCGGAGATCAACGTCACGCCGCTGGTCGATGTGATGCTCGTCCTCCTCATCATCTTCATGGTCGCCGCTCCGATGCTCACCCAGGGGGTCGACGTGAACCTGCCGCAGGCGAGCGCGAAGGCGCTGCGCAGCGACGAGGAGCGCCTGGTCATCACCGTCGACGCCAACAGCCGTGTCTTCGTGGGGAAGGAGCCCGTCGAGTTCAACCGCTTGGGGGGCGCCCTCCGGGAGATCGTCGCCCGGCGGACCGACCGTCAGGTGTATTTCCGCGCCGACCGCTCCGTCCCGTACGGGTTCGTGGTGAAGGTCATCGCCGAGGTCCGAAACTCCGGGATCGAAAAACTTGGCATGGTCACCGAACCGCTCGAGCGGTAA
- the tolQ gene encoding protein TolQ has translation MIVPVELVLPVIPLTAGMFDTQVLKHVMLAGPIVKLVLLLLIGFSVVSWAIIFLKFRLFKGIERNQAGFARAFAEGKSLSALYEQAEKGEKSPLTEVFRAGYLELTRIQRERGEAVRGEASQGGRAAPFPVENVYRAMYKTTNEQVGGMEDLLPFLATTGSATPFIGLFGTVWGIMNAFSGIATTGNASLATVAPGIAEALVATAAGLAAAIPSVIAYNYFLTRIRMIHTRIDSFTAEFINFLERKVDKG, from the coding sequence TTGATCGTTCCCGTGGAACTGGTTCTGCCCGTGATCCCTCTGACGGCGGGGATGTTCGACACCCAGGTGCTGAAGCACGTCATGCTGGCGGGGCCCATCGTCAAGCTCGTCCTGCTACTGCTGATCGGGTTCTCCGTGGTCTCCTGGGCGATTATTTTCCTCAAGTTTCGGCTCTTCAAGGGGATCGAGCGGAACCAGGCCGGATTCGCCCGCGCCTTCGCCGAGGGGAAAAGCCTGTCCGCACTCTACGAGCAGGCCGAAAAGGGGGAAAAATCCCCCCTCACCGAGGTGTTCCGCGCGGGGTACCTCGAACTGACCCGGATCCAGCGGGAGCGGGGCGAGGCGGTCCGCGGCGAGGCGTCGCAGGGCGGACGCGCGGCTCCCTTTCCAGTGGAGAACGTCTACCGCGCGATGTACAAGACGACCAATGAGCAGGTGGGGGGCATGGAGGATCTCCTTCCCTTTCTCGCCACCACCGGCAGCGCCACGCCGTTCATCGGCCTGTTCGGCACCGTGTGGGGGATCATGAACGCCTTCTCCGGCATCGCCACCACGGGAAACGCCTCGCTGGCCACCGTGGCCCCCGGCATCGCCGAGGCCCTCGTCGCCACCGCGGCGGGACTGGCGGCGGCCATCCCGTCCGTCATCGCCTACAACTACTTCCTGACCCGCATCCGGATGATCCACACCCGGATCGACAGCTTCACCGCCGAATTCATCAACTTCCTCGAGCGCAAGGTCGACAAGGGATGA